One Janthinobacterium sp. TB1-E2 genomic region harbors:
- the tadA gene encoding tRNA adenosine(34) deaminase TadA, giving the protein MTEMHASAQDARYMQLALDQAQHAWDLGEVPVGAVVVKDGEVIAVGYNQPIGRHDPTAHAEVMALRAAAEKLGNYRLPGCELYVTLEPCVMCSGAMLHARLARVVYGAGDPKTGACGSVLNLFEQPALNHQTAIVGGVLADECGAFLKRFFAERRRAQAEARKLAHPPA; this is encoded by the coding sequence ATGACTGAAATGCACGCTAGCGCGCAGGATGCGCGCTACATGCAGCTGGCCCTGGACCAGGCCCAGCATGCGTGGGACCTCGGCGAAGTGCCCGTTGGTGCCGTTGTCGTCAAGGATGGCGAAGTCATCGCCGTCGGCTACAACCAGCCCATCGGCCGCCACGACCCCACGGCGCACGCGGAAGTGATGGCCTTGCGCGCGGCCGCCGAAAAGTTGGGCAACTACCGGCTGCCCGGCTGCGAGCTGTACGTGACCCTGGAGCCGTGCGTGATGTGTTCGGGCGCCATGCTGCATGCGCGTCTGGCCCGCGTGGTGTATGGCGCGGGCGACCCGAAGACGGGCGCCTGCGGTTCCGTGCTGAACCTGTTCGAGCAGCCGGCGCTGAACCACCAGACGGCTATCGTCGGCGGCGTGTTGGCCGATGAGTGCGGCGCTTTTCTCAAGCGTTTCTTTGCCGAGCGCCGCCGCGCGCAGGCCGAGGCGCGC
- the queD gene encoding 6-carboxytetrahydropterin synthase QueD, with the protein MLTITRKLEFDAGHRIPDHKSQCRNLHGHRYTVEITLVGKVIEAEGNSDNGMIMDFSDVKTLAKQHLVDVWDHAFLVYEKDTAVRDFLASLPDHKTVVIDRIPTVENLARIAFDILKAAFTDHFGTGLHLHKLVLHETPNCWAEVTDD; encoded by the coding sequence ATGCTGACTATCACACGCAAGCTCGAATTCGACGCGGGCCACCGCATTCCCGACCACAAAAGCCAGTGCCGCAACCTGCACGGCCACCGCTACACGGTGGAAATCACCCTGGTCGGCAAGGTCATCGAAGCGGAAGGCAATTCCGACAATGGCATGATCATGGACTTTTCCGACGTAAAAACCCTGGCTAAGCAGCACCTGGTCGACGTGTGGGACCACGCCTTCCTCGTCTACGAAAAAGACACGGCCGTGCGCGACTTCCTGGCCAGCCTGCCCGACCATAAAACCGTCGTCATCGACCGCATCCCGACCGTGGAAAACCTGGCGCGCATCGCCTTCGACATTTTGAAGGCCGCATTTACCGACCATTTCGGCACGGGCTTGCACCTGCATAAGCTGGTGCTGCATGAAACGCCGAATTGCTGGGCAGAAGTAACCGATGACTGA
- the queE gene encoding 7-carboxy-7-deazaguanine synthase translates to MTYSIKEIFYTLQGEGAHAGRPAVFCRFSGCNLWTGRESDRATAVCQFCDTDFVGTDGELGGKFKTPQELAALIDSLWPASYAPSKYVVFTGGEPLLQLDTALIDVMHAVGFTIAIETNGTLPVPAGVDWICVSPKMGSTLVVHKGNEIKVVIPQFQQDLAAYEQLDFENFFVQAMDGPLAAHNMKLAIETCKSNPKWKLSLQTHKLLQIP, encoded by the coding sequence GTGACTTATAGCATCAAAGAGATTTTTTACACCCTGCAGGGCGAAGGTGCGCACGCGGGCCGTCCGGCCGTGTTTTGCCGCTTTTCCGGCTGCAACCTGTGGACGGGCCGCGAAAGCGACCGCGCCACGGCCGTGTGCCAGTTCTGCGACACGGATTTCGTCGGCACCGACGGCGAACTGGGCGGCAAATTCAAGACGCCGCAGGAACTCGCCGCGCTGATCGACAGCCTGTGGCCGGCCAGCTACGCACCGAGCAAATACGTGGTGTTTACGGGCGGCGAGCCGCTGCTGCAGCTGGATACGGCCCTGATCGACGTCATGCACGCGGTCGGCTTTACCATCGCCATCGAAACCAACGGTACCTTGCCCGTGCCGGCCGGCGTGGACTGGATCTGCGTCAGCCCGAAGATGGGTTCGACACTGGTCGTCCACAAAGGCAATGAAATCAAGGTGGTCATTCCCCAGTTCCAGCAAGACCTGGCCGCCTACGAACAACTGGATTTCGAGAACTTCTTCGTGCAGGCGATGGATGGCCCCCTGGCTGCGCACAACATGAAGCTGGCCATCGAAACGTGCAAAAGCAACCCGAAGTGGAAGCTGAGCCTGCAAACCCATAAACTCCTGCAAATACCTTAA
- a CDS encoding sensor histidine kinase, with protein MMQRWLRLPYRLSILACLAASALATLHAGYAAGPKLPAGAPSPLMLACAILLGALALLLWRQHRLALRLQALEQLREEAEQARLTSGQQQAREQERLRIGRDIHDDLGQHLLTLKIDLSMLQTSTHDAAPQLEQQLAVIARNVDLTIAALRCVIHDLRPPALDAGLQAACDELLADFTRTTGIGCGCDYQLDAAAGRTHGALLYHVVQEALANIARHARATHVQLCLQQTGATVACRISDDGIGLSGSPPRLGCGLSGMHERVAAAGGSLHIDSRSGAGTTLRVSLPLPVCHDEAMVHH; from the coding sequence ATGATGCAACGCTGGCTACGCCTGCCGTACCGTCTGAGCATTCTGGCCTGTCTGGCGGCCAGCGCACTCGCCACCCTGCACGCCGGATACGCGGCCGGGCCAAAGCTGCCGGCCGGTGCGCCCTCCCCTTTGATGCTGGCCTGCGCTATCCTGCTCGGCGCGCTCGCGCTGCTGCTGTGGCGCCAGCACCGCCTGGCGCTGCGCCTGCAGGCGCTGGAACAGCTGCGCGAAGAGGCCGAGCAGGCGCGCCTGACCAGCGGGCAGCAGCAGGCGCGCGAGCAGGAACGCCTGCGCATCGGGCGCGACATCCACGACGACCTGGGCCAGCATCTGCTGACCCTGAAGATCGACCTGTCCATGCTGCAGACCAGCACCCATGACGCGGCGCCCCAGCTGGAGCAACAGCTGGCCGTGATCGCGCGCAATGTCGACCTGACCATCGCGGCGCTGCGCTGCGTCATCCATGACCTGCGCCCGCCTGCCCTCGACGCGGGCCTGCAAGCGGCATGCGATGAACTGCTGGCCGACTTCACGCGTACCACCGGCATCGGCTGCGGCTGCGACTACCAACTCGACGCCGCCGCCGGCCGCACGCATGGCGCCTTGCTGTACCACGTGGTGCAGGAAGCGCTGGCGAACATTGCCCGCCATGCGCGCGCCACGCATGTCCAGCTGTGCCTCCAGCAAACGGGCGCCACCGTGGCTTGCCGCATCAGCGACGATGGCATCGGACTGTCGGGCTCGCCGCCGCGCCTCGGTTGCGGCCTGTCCGGCATGCATGAGCGCGTGGCCGCCGCCGGCGGCAGCCTGCACATCGACAGCCGCAGCGGCGCCGGCACCACCTTGCGCGTGTCGCTGCCCCTGCCGGTCTGCCACGACGAAGCAATGGTCCATCACTGA
- a CDS encoding sensor domain-containing diguanylate cyclase — protein MPDSHAHASPSPYGEAQGFAVKMMELLVVPTFVLDVHGKVMIWNRACEQLTGVPAAEVLGAREPGRCFYNDERPTLADLLLAGRGGDMRALHTQQQYRSSTGSNLCAENWCDMPRTGRRRYLAVDASPIYGNHGELIAVVETLRDMTDEKRAHVELERLATRDGLTGLANRRCFDDTILAEWQRAQRQGQPLSLLMVDVDNFKEYNDSHGHQGGDLCLRKVAGAVASEMRANDLVARYGGEEFAVILPNQSLKGAAIVAERIRHRVERLQLPRKRPDGACVTVSIGAATALPGPGTELGQLIHTADCALYRAKHLGRNRISLPETTLT, from the coding sequence ATGCCGGATAGCCACGCACATGCCAGCCCATCGCCATATGGTGAAGCCCAGGGTTTCGCCGTCAAGATGATGGAATTGCTGGTCGTGCCCACCTTTGTACTCGATGTGCATGGCAAGGTGATGATCTGGAACCGCGCCTGCGAGCAGTTGACGGGCGTACCGGCGGCCGAAGTGCTGGGTGCGCGCGAACCGGGCCGCTGCTTTTACAACGACGAGCGCCCCACGCTGGCCGACCTGCTGCTGGCCGGGCGCGGCGGCGACATGCGCGCCCTGCATACCCAGCAGCAATACCGCAGCAGCACGGGTAGCAACCTGTGCGCGGAAAACTGGTGCGACATGCCGCGCACGGGACGGCGGCGCTACCTGGCCGTCGATGCCAGCCCCATCTACGGCAATCACGGCGAACTGATCGCCGTCGTCGAAACCCTGCGCGACATGACGGATGAAAAGCGCGCACACGTGGAACTGGAACGCCTGGCCACGCGCGACGGCTTGACGGGGCTGGCCAACCGGCGCTGCTTCGACGACACCATCCTGGCCGAGTGGCAGCGCGCCCAGCGGCAGGGCCAGCCGTTGTCGCTGCTGATGGTTGACGTCGACAATTTCAAGGAATACAACGACAGCCACGGCCACCAGGGCGGCGACCTGTGCCTGCGCAAGGTCGCCGGCGCCGTCGCCAGCGAAATGCGCGCCAACGACCTGGTGGCGCGCTACGGCGGCGAAGAGTTTGCCGTCATCCTGCCGAACCAGTCCCTCAAGGGCGCGGCCATCGTGGCTGAACGCATCCGCCATCGCGTGGAGCGGCTGCAACTGCCTCGCAAGCGTCCGGACGGCGCCTGCGTCACCGTCAGCATCGGCGCCGCCACGGCCCTGCCCGGTCCCGGCACGGAGCTGGGGCAGCTGATCCATACGGCCGACTGCGCCCTGTACCGCGCCAAGCACCTGGGCCGCAACCGCATCAGCCTGCCGGAAACGACGCTGACGTAA
- a CDS encoding type II toxin-antitoxin system Phd/YefM family antitoxin, with protein sequence MNLKERIKPISYLKANTTEIVNSFDAGQDEPIIITQNGEAKMVVLSMHAYQEGKRQVQQMQEQHAFMKLIAMGNQDIARGDVVSEEDFLASLDQA encoded by the coding sequence ATGAACCTCAAGGAGCGCATCAAGCCGATTTCCTACCTTAAGGCCAATACGACGGAGATCGTCAACAGCTTTGACGCTGGCCAGGACGAGCCCATCATCATCACGCAAAATGGCGAAGCAAAAATGGTCGTGCTATCGATGCACGCGTATCAGGAAGGCAAGCGGCAAGTGCAGCAGATGCAGGAACAGCATGCGTTCATGAAACTGATCGCCATGGGCAACCAGGACATCGCGCGCGGCGACGTCGTGTCCGAAGAAGATTTCCTGGCCAGCCTCGACCAGGCTTGA
- a CDS encoding type II toxin-antitoxin system RelE/ParE family toxin: MTHIVVLKSAQADFNELRSVFKAHHTAAAHAQFIVAFRQLFSDLKTFPDSGTPVEAAREVGMDVRQRLCEEIRVLYHHDRTHDIVYIRMFLPTRRDFLTHLTKRILRPDF, encoded by the coding sequence ATGACGCACATCGTCGTGCTGAAGAGCGCGCAAGCCGATTTCAATGAGCTGCGCAGCGTTTTCAAGGCGCACCACACTGCCGCCGCGCATGCGCAGTTCATCGTCGCTTTCCGGCAATTATTCTCTGATCTGAAAACCTTTCCCGACAGCGGCACGCCCGTCGAAGCCGCTCGCGAAGTCGGCATGGACGTGCGGCAACGCCTGTGCGAAGAGATTCGCGTCCTCTACCACCATGACCGTACGCACGACATCGTGTACATCCGCATGTTCCTGCCGACCCGGCGCGACTTTCTGACCCACCTCACCAAGCGCATCCTGCGGCCCGACTTTTAA
- a CDS encoding pitrilysin family protein codes for MPALLPAFALALSAMASSNLGAAPVKPAAAHSAAASKADLLPFKATEKTLPNGLKIIIVPTGFPNLVSLQIPVQTGSRNEVEPGKSGFAHFFEHMMFRGTKAYPPEKYQEVITRAGARQNAYTSDDLTNYHTTFAKQDLETVLKVEADRFQHLDYAEDAFKTESRAVLGEYNKNSANPVSKLFEVMRDSAYTTHTYKHTTMGFIQDIEDMPNQYAYSKIFFDRWYRPERTTIIIAGDVEPQHAIALVEKYWSGWQRGKQQAAVPVEPAPRGPVYKHVAWPTPTLPWVAVGFHAPAFSVKDKDQAALATLLSLSFGRTSPLYKRLVQNEQKVDQLFEMTPDRVDPTLAVLGARVKNVDDAVYVRDAILATVARLRDTPVSEKDLADAKSAEKYGLIRSLDNTEQIAGTLASFVHFDRSYATINQYYRLIDTLTPADLQAAARKYLTDDGLVVTTLSHQPMAAAIATTPKLASLLPAASNAKFDVLVQKSALPQIRYKLLFMAGSAQDPQGKEGLAALTASMVASGGSSERKIDEVNQALFPLAGSFSQQTDKEMTTFTGSIHKDNWTQFNAIALPLLLSPGFREDDFRRLKDAQKNALLLDLKDNNEEEFAKERLQTNVYAGTPYGHPVLGTVAGIDAITLDDVKQFWKSAYAQGAVKVGISGDVSEAMTASLTQALAGLPAGPGLPATVKPAGRKANGLEVEIIEKNTRATAISFGLPLDVTRTHPDFPALWLAKTWLGEHRASNSYLYQRIREIRGMNYGDYAYIEAFPRGMFQFFPNPNLGRKAQLFEIWIRPVAPDNAHFALRVALTELGKLIDNGLTQDDFATTRDYLMKNVFVMTSTQDQQLGYALDSQWYGTPEFTKLMRDGLSTLTLADVNRAIKQHLSAKNLSVVIVAKDAAGLKEKLVSDAFSPIKYDGNKPQALLDEDKVIGAMKLNIQPAAVTVTPAAQAFAK; via the coding sequence ATGCCTGCTTTATTACCCGCTTTCGCCCTGGCCCTGTCGGCCATGGCCTCGTCGAACCTGGGCGCAGCACCCGTCAAACCGGCGGCCGCCCACAGCGCCGCCGCCAGCAAAGCCGATTTGCTGCCGTTCAAGGCGACGGAAAAGACCTTGCCCAATGGCTTGAAGATCATCATCGTGCCGACCGGTTTCCCGAACCTCGTCTCCCTGCAGATACCCGTGCAGACGGGCTCGCGCAATGAAGTCGAGCCGGGCAAGTCCGGCTTTGCCCACTTCTTCGAGCACATGATGTTCCGCGGCACCAAGGCGTACCCGCCCGAAAAATACCAGGAAGTCATCACCCGCGCCGGCGCGCGCCAGAATGCGTATACGAGCGACGACCTGACCAATTACCACACGACGTTTGCCAAGCAGGACCTGGAAACTGTGCTGAAGGTGGAAGCGGACCGCTTCCAGCACCTCGACTACGCGGAAGACGCGTTCAAGACGGAATCGCGGGCCGTGCTGGGCGAATACAACAAGAACAGCGCCAATCCCGTCTCGAAACTGTTTGAAGTGATGCGCGACAGCGCCTACACGACGCATACCTACAAGCACACGACGATGGGTTTTATCCAGGATATCGAAGACATGCCGAACCAGTACGCGTATTCGAAGATCTTCTTCGACCGCTGGTACCGTCCCGAGCGCACCACCATCATCATCGCCGGCGACGTGGAACCGCAGCACGCCATTGCGCTGGTGGAAAAATACTGGAGCGGCTGGCAGCGCGGCAAGCAGCAGGCGGCCGTGCCCGTCGAGCCCGCGCCGCGCGGCCCCGTCTACAAGCACGTGGCCTGGCCCACGCCGACCCTGCCATGGGTGGCCGTCGGCTTCCACGCGCCCGCGTTTTCCGTGAAGGACAAGGACCAGGCGGCACTGGCAACGTTGCTGTCGCTGTCGTTCGGCCGCACCTCGCCGCTGTATAAACGCCTCGTGCAAAACGAGCAAAAGGTCGACCAGCTGTTCGAAATGACGCCGGACCGTGTCGATCCTACCCTGGCCGTGCTGGGCGCGCGCGTGAAAAACGTCGATGACGCCGTCTACGTGCGCGACGCCATCCTGGCCACCGTGGCGCGGCTGCGCGACACGCCAGTGAGCGAAAAGGACCTGGCGGACGCCAAGTCGGCGGAAAAATACGGTTTGATCCGCTCGCTCGACAACACGGAGCAGATCGCCGGCACCCTGGCGTCGTTCGTGCATTTCGACCGCTCGTATGCCACCATCAACCAGTACTACCGCCTGATCGATACGCTCACGCCGGCCGACCTGCAGGCAGCCGCGCGCAAATACCTGACGGACGATGGCCTGGTGGTCACCACCCTGTCGCATCAGCCGATGGCCGCCGCCATCGCCACCACGCCGAAGCTGGCCAGCCTGCTGCCGGCCGCCTCGAACGCGAAGTTCGACGTGCTGGTGCAAAAGTCCGCGCTGCCGCAAATCCGCTACAAGCTGCTGTTTATGGCCGGTTCCGCGCAAGACCCGCAAGGCAAGGAAGGCCTGGCCGCGCTGACGGCGTCCATGGTGGCGTCCGGCGGCTCGTCCGAGCGCAAGATCGACGAAGTCAACCAGGCCCTGTTCCCGCTGGCCGGCAGTTTCAGCCAGCAGACGGACAAGGAAATGACGACGTTTACGGGTTCCATCCACAAGGATAACTGGACGCAGTTCAACGCCATCGCCCTGCCCCTGCTGCTCTCGCCCGGTTTCCGCGAAGACGACTTCCGCCGCCTGAAGGATGCGCAAAAGAACGCGCTGCTGCTGGACTTGAAGGACAATAACGAAGAGGAATTCGCCAAGGAACGCCTGCAAACGAATGTGTATGCGGGCACGCCGTACGGCCACCCGGTGCTGGGCACGGTCGCCGGCATCGACGCCATCACCCTCGACGACGTGAAACAGTTCTGGAAGAGCGCGTATGCGCAAGGCGCCGTCAAAGTAGGCATTTCCGGCGACGTGTCCGAGGCCATGACGGCGTCACTGACGCAGGCGCTGGCAGGCTTGCCGGCCGGCCCGGGCTTGCCCGCCACCGTCAAACCCGCGGGCCGCAAGGCAAACGGCCTGGAAGTGGAAATCATCGAGAAAAACACGCGCGCCACGGCCATTTCCTTCGGCCTGCCTTTGGATGTGACGCGCACGCACCCGGACTTCCCCGCCTTGTGGCTGGCGAAGACATGGCTGGGCGAGCATCGCGCCTCGAATTCCTATCTGTACCAGCGCATCCGTGAAATCCGCGGCATGAACTATGGCGATTACGCGTACATTGAAGCCTTCCCGCGCGGCATGTTCCAGTTCTTCCCGAACCCGAACCTGGGCCGCAAGGCACAGCTGTTCGAAATCTGGATCCGCCCCGTGGCGCCGGACAACGCCCACTTCGCGCTGCGCGTGGCCCTGACGGAATTGGGCAAGCTGATCGACAACGGCCTGACCCAAGACGATTTCGCCACCACGCGCGACTACCTGATGAAGAACGTCTTCGTCATGACGTCGACGCAAGACCAGCAACTGGGCTATGCGCTCGATTCGCAATGGTATGGCACGCCCGAGTTCACCAAGCTGATGCGTGATGGATTGTCGACACTGACGCTGGCGGACGTCAACCGCGCCATCAAGCAACATTTGTCGGCAAAGAACCTGTCCGTGGTGATCGTCGCCAAGGATGCGGCCGGCTTGAAGGAAAAGCTCGTCAGCGACGCGTTTTCTCCCATCAAGTACGACGGCAACAAGCCGCAAGCCTTGCTCGATGAAGACAAGGTCATCGGCGCGATGAAGCTGAACATCCAGCCGGCGGCCGTCACGGTGACACCGGCGGCGCAGGCGTTCGCGAAGTAA
- a CDS encoding TonB-dependent receptor translates to MTLSSSQLVYAQLAPQEPALQKILITGSNLKRADKEGTSPVDVITAKDIKDSGASTVAELMKLVPSMGTDTNQDQLGGSGFAKGVATASLRGLGSSSTLILLNGRRMTPSAYADPNNGNSTLYDLNSIPLSALDRVEILKDGASAVYGSDAIGGVINFITKSNYRGAQIAGNAGANDDGLFRRKNVSGFFGTGDLETDGYNVFAAVDFSQRDRVARRDAKDVAYSTYQDLNGRFRSNYSSSVSKYATVYRESSPGSRNFGVTQANAPQRVTFNLGCDPSERITGGTKDGLLPTSILIGRTFCNYDLDQFLESQGDGRDASVLSRGTLKLSSSITGYAEAAYTRSSRSYTGAPISLGTTSVTNYMATGLADPFQAILPIGHPDNPLTNARASVAYRFENLRGGSETVNQNMRLLTGLQGDHFGWSWDTGLLWNRSERDETQYGRLYLPTLRKLNTGTSLAQLAADPTIGYDPKSEGVAEIVQLDGKASTEFGKLGGGAMGLAIGFELRQEKIRIDPDSKVANGEIYGQSNTIIDGQRNVKSAFVELRTPFTKSFEMDFAGRVDKYPGIKTNFVPKVGAKWTATDTLAFRGTYAEGFRAPALSQVTPGGAQFFLQGVWDPKRCQEDESTPRPGGVTADCSKSISGVGGANPDLKPETSKSYSLGLIYSPTSNIDVVVDVYRVRKEKEVALGTASEALKNEDRSPENVLRDQNPANFITDANGNPIPGTGTLLSVKTPWSNQGSTELRGVDFEGRLRNKLGEWGSLSTALRGTYVYSYKLEQHEGDTVNNVAGTRPNLYDWQLSTGTDMPKVKASLTTNWTRGDHSVNASLNFVGSVSLKRSRDGAEIYDQPFCSFGTKKPTDAAPDRNTTIPGYETAFPDCKVASWTTVGLGYTYTGFKNLSLGINIQNLFDRAAPYDPDYPAVGYNEGLHNAYGRYFTFNARYTF, encoded by the coding sequence TTGACCTTGTCTTCCTCGCAATTGGTCTACGCGCAACTGGCACCGCAGGAGCCAGCGCTGCAAAAAATTCTCATTACCGGTTCGAACTTGAAGCGGGCCGACAAGGAAGGCACCTCCCCTGTCGACGTGATTACCGCCAAGGATATCAAGGACAGCGGCGCATCGACCGTTGCCGAACTGATGAAACTGGTGCCATCGATGGGCACCGATACCAACCAGGACCAGCTCGGCGGTTCCGGTTTTGCCAAGGGTGTCGCCACCGCTTCGCTGCGCGGCCTGGGCTCAAGCTCCACCCTGATCCTGTTGAACGGACGGCGCATGACGCCATCGGCCTACGCCGACCCGAACAACGGCAACTCCACCCTGTATGACTTGAACAGCATCCCGTTGTCCGCCCTGGACCGCGTCGAAATCCTGAAAGACGGCGCATCGGCCGTCTACGGCTCGGACGCCATCGGCGGGGTCATCAACTTCATCACCAAATCGAACTATCGCGGTGCGCAAATCGCCGGTAACGCGGGCGCCAACGACGATGGTTTGTTCCGCCGCAAGAACGTCAGTGGCTTCTTCGGCACGGGCGACCTCGAAACCGATGGCTACAACGTCTTCGCGGCCGTCGACTTCTCGCAACGCGACCGCGTTGCCCGCCGCGACGCCAAGGATGTCGCCTACTCGACCTACCAGGACTTGAACGGCCGCTTCCGCTCCAACTACTCGAGTTCCGTCTCGAAATACGCGACCGTGTACCGCGAATCATCGCCAGGCTCGCGCAACTTCGGCGTGACGCAAGCGAACGCGCCACAGCGCGTGACGTTCAATCTGGGCTGCGACCCGTCTGAACGCATTACGGGCGGCACCAAGGATGGCCTGCTGCCAACGAGCATCCTGATTGGCCGCACCTTCTGTAACTATGACCTCGATCAATTCCTCGAAAGCCAGGGCGACGGCCGCGATGCCAGCGTGTTGAGCCGCGGCACCTTGAAGCTCAGCAGCAGCATCACCGGCTACGCGGAAGCGGCTTACACGCGCTCCTCACGCTCGTACACGGGCGCGCCGATCTCCCTCGGCACGACCTCCGTCACCAACTACATGGCGACGGGCCTGGCCGACCCATTCCAGGCCATCCTGCCGATTGGCCATCCGGACAACCCGCTGACGAATGCCCGCGCATCGGTTGCCTACCGCTTTGAAAACCTGCGTGGCGGCTCGGAAACGGTCAACCAGAACATGCGTTTGCTGACGGGCCTGCAAGGCGATCACTTCGGCTGGAGCTGGGACACCGGCTTGCTGTGGAACCGCTCGGAACGCGATGAAACGCAATATGGCCGCCTGTACCTGCCAACCTTGCGCAAACTCAATACCGGCACGTCGCTGGCGCAGTTGGCGGCCGATCCGACCATCGGCTACGATCCGAAAAGTGAAGGCGTAGCGGAAATCGTCCAGCTCGACGGAAAGGCCAGCACGGAATTCGGCAAGCTGGGCGGCGGGGCCATGGGCCTGGCCATCGGCTTCGAACTGCGCCAAGAGAAAATCCGCATCGATCCGGACAGCAAGGTGGCCAACGGCGAAATCTACGGACAGTCGAATACCATTATCGACGGCCAACGCAACGTCAAGTCGGCCTTCGTCGAGCTGCGCACGCCATTCACCAAGAGCTTCGAGATGGACTTTGCCGGCCGGGTAGACAAATATCCTGGCATCAAAACCAACTTCGTGCCGAAAGTGGGCGCCAAGTGGACCGCCACGGATACGCTGGCCTTCCGCGGCACGTATGCCGAAGGTTTCCGCGCTCCCGCACTGTCGCAAGTGACGCCAGGCGGCGCGCAATTCTTCCTGCAAGGCGTGTGGGATCCGAAACGCTGCCAGGAAGATGAAAGCACCCCGCGTCCCGGCGGCGTGACGGCCGACTGCAGCAAGTCGATCTCTGGCGTCGGTGGCGCCAATCCGGACCTGAAGCCGGAAACGTCGAAAAGCTACTCGCTGGGCCTGATCTACTCGCCAACCTCCAACATCGACGTGGTCGTCGACGTGTACCGCGTGCGCAAGGAAAAAGAAGTGGCGCTGGGTACGGCCAGCGAAGCGCTGAAGAACGAAGACCGCTCGCCGGAAAACGTCCTGCGCGACCAGAACCCGGCCAACTTCATCACGGACGCGAACGGCAATCCGATTCCCGGCACGGGCACCTTGTTGTCGGTCAAGACGCCTTGGTCCAATCAGGGTTCGACCGAACTGCGCGGCGTCGATTTCGAAGGTCGTCTGCGTAACAAGCTCGGTGAATGGGGTTCGCTCAGCACCGCCTTGCGCGGCACCTACGTCTACAGCTACAAGCTGGAACAGCACGAGGGCGACACGGTCAACAACGTCGCGGGTACCCGTCCTAACCTGTACGACTGGCAATTGTCCACCGGCACCGACATGCCGAAGGTCAAGGCTTCGCTGACCACCAACTGGACGCGTGGCGACCATAGCGTCAACGCCTCGCTGAACTTCGTTGGCAGCGTATCGCTCAAGCGTAGCCGCGACGGCGCCGAGATCTACGACCAGCCCTTCTGCTCCTTTGGCACGAAGAAGCCTACCGATGCGGCGCCGGATCGCAATACCACGATCCCTGGCTACGAAACGGCCTTCCCGGACTGCAAGGTCGCCAGCTGGACCACGGTGGGCCTCGGTTATACATACACCGGCTTCAAGAACCTGAGCCTGGGCATCAATATCCAGAATCTGTTCGACCGCGCCGCACCGTATGATCCCGACTACCCAGCCGTCGGCTACAACGAAGGCTTGCATAACGCCTATGGCCGCTACTTCACCTTCAATGCGCGCTACACGTTTTAA
- a CDS encoding DNA/RNA non-specific endonuclease, which translates to MIQRSIARLTLACGLLASAFAANLAHADACPAHYVDGRKPEITNPKLDVATKELCYNVFGVMHSGITRTPLWSAEHLTANNLEAAQDLSRENSFHAERKLPAAQRAELADYARSGFDRGHMAPNGDMPDRQSQRDSFTLANMVPQDSRNNRYVWAGIEGAVRKMAKKEGDLYVITGPAFIGGKLRKVGRVIVPSHLYKAVYSPRQRAGAAYFIENVDTKTYEVLSIAQLEDRIGIDLLPSLTRQQKLRMLSLPKVKSKSKK; encoded by the coding sequence ATGATTCAACGATCGATCGCCAGGCTGACCCTGGCGTGCGGCTTGCTGGCTTCCGCCTTTGCCGCGAACCTGGCGCATGCCGATGCCTGTCCCGCCCATTACGTCGATGGCCGCAAGCCGGAAATCACCAACCCCAAGCTGGACGTGGCGACCAAGGAGCTGTGCTACAACGTGTTTGGCGTAATGCACTCGGGTATCACGCGCACGCCGCTGTGGTCGGCCGAGCACTTGACGGCGAACAACCTCGAAGCGGCGCAGGATTTGTCGCGCGAAAACTCCTTCCACGCCGAACGCAAGCTGCCTGCCGCCCAGCGTGCCGAGCTGGCCGACTATGCGCGCAGCGGCTTCGACCGTGGCCACATGGCGCCCAACGGCGACATGCCGGACCGCCAGAGCCAGCGCGACAGCTTTACCCTGGCCAACATGGTGCCGCAAGATTCGCGCAACAACCGCTATGTGTGGGCCGGCATCGAAGGCGCCGTGCGCAAGATGGCGAAAAAAGAAGGCGACCTGTACGTGATCACGGGGCCGGCTTTTATTGGCGGCAAATTGCGCAAGGTGGGCCGGGTGATCGTGCCCAGCCATCTGTACAAGGCCGTGTACAGCCCGCGCCAGCGCGCCGGCGCCGCCTACTTCATTGAAAACGTCGATACCAAGACGTATGAAGTGCTGAGCATTGCGCAACTGGAAGACAGGATCGGCATCGATCTGTTACCGTCGCTGACGCGCCAGCAAAAGTTGCGCATGCTGAGTTTGCCCAAGGTGAAGAGCAAGTCCAAGAAATAA